The DNA segment CTTACAgttggttatttttatttttaatctcattCACATTTTGTGTTTGTGTACTTACAGTCTGATGCATATTTCATTataggaaagaaatgaaagttTGTTAGCTAAGTAGAAggttaaagttgttttttttagaactttGATTTCTGGTTATTTCAACAATTCCTATTCAATAGTGTGCTTGCCTTTTTCCAAGTTGAATTTTTCTCTTAGAAAAGCATACTAGAAAGTTGTAATGGTTTAAGTACAAAACCTAAGTAGAGAACCTTGCTCTTGTTTTTGTAGTTGAAGAATCAAATAATAGCAGTTTCATCATCAATGAGTTATCTTACAATAGCAAGTTGGAGAAAAGAACCATTAGGTTTGATTTTAGCTCTTCTACATCTATGGTTAGTAGGAGAGAGGTGAGCCCTCAAAATGATGGTTGTGAACCTTTGGAGTCTCAAAATATGTCTAGGCTTGAAGATGGTTCTGATTCTCTGTCATTTCCTGGCCAAGTTCAAAGTGGGCTCCAAGAGTTAAGTTTCTCTGCAGCAGGGTGTTTATCAGTTTTGATCAGTAACCCTGGGTAGATAGCACATTCTGGTAACATCTCTTTGCCATCAGACCACTAGTACTAGTTCCTTTGCCTTCACCATGTTAATCACTTACAAACTATCTTTTCTATCATTTCCACTGTATTGTCAGCTaacttcttattttaaaaacttttctatCATTTCATCCTAACTTAATTAGATGTTGTTAAGTTAGTTTATTTTTAGGACTTTGATAGTCCCATGTAATGTCAACTAACCTCTTAGTTTAAAATTGTTTCCATTATTTTCATCCTAAAATGTTGAATAAGCTAGCGTATCTTATATGTTGCACAACTTCTCCCAAGGGAATGGAAACATCATGAATATCACGAGGCTGTCAAAAATTGGTACAAGCACCTCCTTGAGGTTAAGTGTATTTTCAAGTAAGATTTTCATATAGATTTATAAATGttcctttatattttgtttcttggagaaaaaaaaaacaaaggaaggtACGTGTGTTCTTTTAAACTGGTATTTCATTGCTTGAGAAAAAACAGAGTAGGCTTGAGAAAAAAGTTGAGGTATTTCATTGCCCAGTTTATAAGTAGTAAGAGGATTGAAAAAAGGGTGCTCACATGAAAGTCATATGCTTTTCATGACTTAATTTAATTCATAAGTCTCTGGAATGGATTTAAAAGTACACGAGCATAACCACTTTGTCCTAGCCATATATTTGTTCTGCAATTATTTGGGATATGTTCCTAGAAAGCATACTACAAAAATCTAGTTTAAAAGCCATTAAGGAAAACATGCTTATCCCAATTAGCTTCATCATCTTTCTATGTTTGTCTCCAtcctttaaaaactatttaaataagtgtgattttatctttttaatgttGATGTGCCTTGTATAAATAGGCCTCAACCTGTCAACACTTCTCAATGGGAAAATGATAGGGTTATATCTATTCGATTTAATCCTAAAGAACCAGATGTCTTGGTAGCTTCCAAATCAATTACTAGtttctttatttacttatttcttgATTGTTTTGGGATAAGAAATGAGAAAGTTAATTGATAAAATAGAAAAGCAACTATAAGAAAAGATAGGAAGCCTTCAAAACAAAGCAACCaagaataaattcaataaaaacataatacaaaGCAAACAAAGGAGCCATCCAAAACCACTTAAGGGAGAAGATGATCTTCTCTAAAATTCCCAATATTTGACCTCTTTTTGCCAAGAATTCAACATCCTAATTGGCTTACCTAGGAATTCAACTGTAACTTACCCCTAGAATCTCTCTCAAGTAATGACATACCATTAAGAACCCTTATTTATTGAGGTGGCCCAAGAATTGACCACTAAAGAATCTACTCTCAATAAGCATGTGTCTGAACCCTATGGTTCAGGCCTCTTTGAAACTATGCATGCAAGAAATTATGATTCAATAGACTAAGCATTTCTCTTTGGCTTACATATTTCACAATAATCACCAGCCCTTCACTGCTACTGTAAGGTAAATATTACCAGAAAACCTTTTGCATTAGGCTTGCAGTTGTACTAATTACTAACTGAATCTTAATTTTGTTGCTAATAAACTATAGACATTGACCATATAATTTAGGATTACTGATTGAACTAGCTAAGTATTCTCCCCATCTTGATTATCATGATTCCAATATAAAGGAAATAATTCATAGCTCAAATTTCCCCTTTGAATCAATATGCTCTACTTCATTTTCACACTATAGACAGTTTTTTGATcgaaaaaaaaacttaccctctatttttttttttttgaccaaaaaaaaaactaacatagGAATCCtctataataataaataaaaataaaaacttaacaACAATAGCTGAGGGGCATGGGATTCCCAAAATAAGACTAGTTTGAAACCCCTCTCACATCAATTTCTGCCTTTAGGCTTGCTCTGACTATGGTAGCCTAGATGTATGGACTTCCCAAAACAAGACTCTGGAGCACTTGAGAACCTCTCACATAAATTTCTGCATCCAACCTTACCTCACCTTGGAATTGAGTGAAAGAACAAAACCTCAAACAGTATCTGACTAGAGCAAATATTTTCACAATGCCAATAAGAAGAATGCTCATTCTTGGTAACTCAAATTCATAGGAGTTTGAaactttgaatatatatagaTGGGAATCCATATGTATAGATAGATATAGAAACACACACAAATATGGACATGGAAATGTTGAAGAATCACTCTttctaattaagaaatttacaACTACTCTATCATTTTACATTAATAGCCTCcagacaaaattttgttattaaaaaaacatgcaTTAGTTAGAGGATTTATACCATTTCTTTGGCTTTTAACAACTTCTCAGTGGTGGGTGATTCAACCATAGTTATGTCTCAAGTTTCTTAGAAAATTTAGGCCCTTGGAACTGGGGCAATTGGTCGTCCTTGTCTTCTGCTGGTTCAGTTGTATTTTGTTGATTCAATTATATTGTTAGTTTTCTTCTTTAAGATATGGTCATCCCTTACGtcctttttttatcattaattaaTGGTTTTTGTTGTTCATGATCagaaagagagaaggaaaaacaaataaacatggTTTCACACAAATACTGTTATGTTTCTCTTATGGAGCATTTTATATGCTAATTTTCTTAGTTGAAACCAAAAATTATTTGGtagttttatcaattttaacgtattttccttttctaataCAAACTCTAACATATATTTTCTTGTTGCAGACAAGAACTAATTCCATTTCTTGGAATCCAATGGAACCCATGAATTTCACAACTGTAAGCATAATAATTCAACTTATAcatttctctgtttttctttttccccactTCCTGTGGTAGTTtatcatttgtattcaatttgaTGATGCACTCTCCTCTATAGATGGGTTGTTGCAATTAAGATTCataattttctctctttcacTTTGCATTGCCAAGAACCAAATGAAAGAGGAATGATtagttttaatataatattgtATTGATTCCttcaaagaaattaagaatCTAGTAAAACTTTGTTTCAGGAAATTTTTGAAAGTTCTGTTTTGGATTTAACTCTTCTAAATTCTAAGAGTTGTTGATTCTTGATgtcattcttttaaaaaaatttcaaccagTCCCAAGTGAGTTGGCAGATCAAGAGCATAGATATTGTGATGCTTTTGTCAATGACtcattgttctattttttttttctctcctttggACAAATCGCATGATTTTATTATGATAGCACATAAACTATTTTAattaaagcaaataatattaggATGGTACATAGCTTAGTAATATTGGATTTCAACTTCTAATGTAATCAATGCCAACTGCATTTCTTTAACAACTAAGGTGCgcatttactttatttttgttccTTTCCTTCAAGGAGACCTATCTTTTCTTGAAGTCTAGACTAGACATTAATTTGACTCTAGATAGAGTTGAATGACAGAAAAAAATTTGTACAAAAGACTTCAATTTGTTAGAGTTTAAGGCTTGTTTTGCCtagtttatttatctatttatttgacTAGAATTatcaagtttattttttatctataatATTTGTATGCATTGAGCCAAAGTAAGATTCATGGATATTGTTTCGCTGGTCCAATGATGAGTACACATCCTTGCCATCTTTTATACGAGACTTGTTTTAAATAAGTCCGTTTTTTAATGAAGATGGATAATGTTGTTAGAGGGGTAAGATGTCGAAGCCCGTTGCTGTCCAAAGACTTGAGATTCGGAAGATTAGATATGTGAAGAGAGGTAAGTGTGGAGGGCAGTAGGGACTCATTGGGAAATGATTCCATGTCTTGGCATCCATCATTGATTGTGAATTTTGTAAGAGAGGCCAGTCTTTGCAAACCCCAGTCCACCTGAGATGTGAGTTGGTTGCAGGATAAAATTGCAACTTCACGCAGGTCGGAGGGCAAACCATCTCTCTGAAACAACAATTCTGGACAATCTATTAACCTCAATTCCTGCAACGATGAGTGTGTGTGCGCCAGCAACTTCAGCTTCCTGCAACTGGAGATCTTATAGCGTGCAGACTCCAGAGCAGGCAATTCAATATATTCAAGATCAGGGTACTCTTTGATTTCCAAACTATTTAGAGACGTGGGATCCCCCTCTGAAACGGAGATGGAGAGGAATTCAAGCCCTTCGAAATTAGAGATGTAGAGATTGTTCAACCGTGGAAAGATGCTTAATgagaaagataatgagaaaTAATTACGGCTGCTAACAGCAAGAATAGATAAATGTTCAAGGAATGGATACGGCATTCCTTGGTACACTCCCGTTTGGTACACTCCCAGATAATTAGTGACTTCAATGTAGTGGGTAAACCAACACTGTGCAAGGGTCTGGAGAAACGACAACTTGTGATGCGCAAAAGTTGGAGAAGACAAGTGCTTCTTCGTAGCATTCCCTCCTCCAATACCCACTCTATCGAATCACATTCTCTGATTGTTAGCATCTGTATTCGTGGTGGCAGTTCTTCAAATTGAGAGATGtctgaaatttcaatttctgaAGTTTCGAGATCAGTGAACCCACAAGCTGGCCTTTTCAACCGAAATTTACCATGATACGACATTTTCCATCCACGGATTTGAGGAGCTTGGAGGGAGCCAACAAGCAACTCACAACCAATTATTACAAGTTTCTTCAATGAACGAAGCTGTTTTGGTAATTTCCCAGTGAGTTTGGGACATTCATTTATACAAAGCTCCTGAAGACGAGGGAATTCTCCACGTCTGCATCCACAACATAACCATTTCTCCCAGTTGTACATCTTCCCgaatcttagagtttgtagGGACGGGAAGGAGGGCTTAATTGTGTTGGAGGAAGAAGCATTTCCCATAAAATTCATTACCCACCATTTTAACTCCTTTCATTTCTAAGATAGAAAGATGTTTAAGAGAGGGTAGCTGTCCGAGTGGTGGCAATGACGAGCAATTATTACAATTCTGAAGCCCCAGGTCAACAAGATTGAAGAATGAAGGATCCTACCCAATCTGGAAGGCTTAAACCACTAAAAGAATTAATATGGAGTCTCTTGAGGTTTGTATGTGGCTGTAAGCTGCTGAGTATATCCATTCTACTTTGCACAACACCACCAACATCAGTGTTCTCATAATCCATACTCAAACTCCAACTCATCAAGGTACTTTTTATCCTTCATATTAGCTTCTAATGCATCCCTATCACATACAACATTCTGCAGCTTTGAAATGACAAGACTTCCCGAAAGCTCCCTCAATGCTCCCAATCTTAACCCACCATTTTGGCCCACAATAAATGTAGAAAGTGATTGTAAATTCTTTAGCTTACATATATCACTTGTCATCTCTTTCACCAAAGTTTAACGAATATCAAGGTAAcgcaaattaatcaatttttccATCCTTGAGGGTAATTCAACAAGACAATGACATCCCAATAACATCAATGTTTGTAAATTGTATAAATTACAAACCGATTCAGACAACATTTGAATCCTTGTCATAGAGAGATCTAGGTAGCGCAAGTGTTTCAACTTCTCAATTGAATGAAGCAAATCAGTA comes from the Vitis vinifera cultivar Pinot Noir 40024 chromosome 12, ASM3070453v1 genome and includes:
- the LOC100246446 gene encoding putative disease resistance protein RGA3, translated to MHELKVVVYDAEDVLDEIATEDLRCKIEAADTLTSMSTWVHPPLDIQSINSRVEEIIGRLDDIAQDRDVLGLKEGVGEKLAQRWPSTSLGDESLVYGRAQIKEEMVQLLLSDNARSTDAMGVISIVGMGGTGKTTLAQLLYNDQRVKEHFEIKAWVCVSEEFDPIRVKKTILEAINSSTSNTTDLNLLQVQLKERINMKNFLLVLDDVWNEDSCDWDTLQTPLIVGAKGSKIIVTTRSTNVAFAMRAVHTRCLGGLSSEDGWSLFKKLAFENGNSSGHPQLEAIGEKIVHKCQGLPLAIKAMGSLQHSKVEAREWDDVLNSELWDLPTDAVLPALRRGEFPRLQELCINECPKLTGKLPKQLRSLKKLVIIGCELLVGSLQAPQIRGWKMSYHGKFRLKRPACGFTDLETSEIEISDISQFEELPPRIQMLTIRECDSIEWTLAQCWFTHYIEVTNYLGVYQTGVYQGMPYPFLEHLSILAVSSRNYFSLSFSLSIFPRLNNLYISNFEGLEFLSISVSEGDPTSLNSLEIKEYPDLEYIELPALESARYKISSCRKLKLLAHTHSSLQELRLIDCPELLFQRDGLPSDLREVAILSCNQLTSQVDWGLQRLASLTKFTINDGCQDMESFPNESLLPSTLTSLHISNLPNLKSLDSNGLRHLTPLTTLSIFIKKRTYLKQVSYKRWQGCVLIIGPAKQYP